The Myxosarcina sp. GI1 genome has a segment encoding these proteins:
- a CDS encoding TRAP transporter large permease subunit: MIYDWLGIAMFIGALILLSCGYPVAFSLGGVAILFALIGTALGQFSFSFFNAMPSRIFGIMSNYTLLAIPYFIFLGSMLEKTGIAEKLLETMGILFGRLRGGLALAVVIVGALLAASTGVVAATVVAMGLISLPIMLRYGYNKQLATGVIVASGTLGQIIPPSVVLVVLGDQLGIPVGDLFIGSLIPGLLMAVAFAVHVLIVAWLKPDAAPALPREVREIGGKALLIRVFQVMLPPLLLILVVLGSIFFGIATPTEAGAVGSLGAIILAAFNRQLNWSALKDVCDATMRITTMVMFILLGSTAFSLVFRGIGGDRFVEDLMLDLPGGTISFLLVNMLVIFFLGFFIDFFEIAFIVIPIFAPIAQQLGIDLVWYGVIIGANLQTSFLTPPFGFALFYLRGVAPPEVSTEDIYRGAIPFILLQLLILILIIAFPQLVSFLPSLTTS, translated from the coding sequence ATGATCTATGACTGGCTGGGAATAGCTATGTTTATCGGGGCATTAATTTTATTGTCCTGTGGCTATCCCGTCGCTTTTTCATTGGGTGGAGTAGCAATTTTATTTGCTCTTATTGGCACGGCATTGGGTCAATTTAGCTTCAGTTTTTTTAATGCCATGCCCAGCCGTATTTTTGGCATTATGTCCAATTACACCCTATTAGCTATTCCCTACTTTATTTTTCTGGGATCGATGCTAGAAAAGACGGGCATCGCCGAGAAACTGCTCGAAACTATGGGCATTCTCTTTGGTAGGTTGCGTGGTGGTTTGGCTTTGGCTGTAGTTATAGTTGGGGCATTGTTGGCTGCTTCTACTGGGGTAGTGGCAGCTACTGTAGTGGCAATGGGTTTGATTTCTCTACCAATTATGCTGCGCTATGGCTATAACAAACAATTAGCTACAGGTGTAATTGTCGCTTCTGGCACTTTGGGTCAAATTATTCCCCCAAGCGTGGTTTTGGTGGTTTTGGGAGATCAGTTAGGAATTCCTGTAGGAGATTTATTTATCGGTTCGCTAATTCCTGGGTTATTGATGGCGGTAGCGTTTGCTGTGCATGTGCTAATAGTAGCCTGGCTCAAACCCGATGCCGCACCTGCTCTACCTAGGGAAGTTAGAGAAATTGGCGGTAAAGCGTTGTTAATTAGAGTCTTTCAAGTGATGCTGCCACCCTTGCTGTTAATTCTGGTAGTTTTGGGCAGTATCTTTTTTGGTATTGCGACTCCTACCGAAGCTGGTGCGGTAGGTTCTTTGGGTGCCATAATTCTAGCAGCTTTTAATCGCCAACTTAACTGGTCGGCTTTAAAAGATGTCTGCGATGCCACGATGAGAATCACCACGATGGTAATGTTTATCTTGCTCGGTTCTACGGCTTTTAGCTTGGTATTTCGAGGTATCGGTGGCGACAGATTTGTTGAAGACTTGATGCTCGATTTACCTGGAGGAACGATTAGCTTTTTGCTGGTCAATATGCTGGTTATCTTTTTCCTGGGTTTCTTTATCGACTTTTTTGAAATTGCTTTTATCGTCATTCCCATTTTTGCACCCATAGCACAACAGCTAGGAATCGATTTAGTTTGGTATGGGGTAATTATTGGGGCTAACTTGCAAACATCTTTTCTCACGCCACCGTTTGGCTTTGCTCTCTTTTATCTGCGAGGTGTCGCCCCTCCAGAAGTTTCTACAGAAGATATTTATCGCGGTGCAATACCGTTTATTTTGTTGCAGCTATTGATATTAATTTTAATTATTGCTTTTCCACAACTAGTGAGCTTTTTACCTTCTTTAACTACTAGTTAA
- a CDS encoding TRAP transporter small permease subunit: MEKLLQLSRIIDAVNEWIGRIAYWLVLLMVLFGVWNVIGRYLGRFLGTNLTSNALIETQWYLFSIIFLLGAAYALKYNEHVRVDIFYKGWSRRRQALANFLGSILLLIPFSCLIIYYSWGSIINSWNIQEMSPDPGGLPRYPIKSAIIVGFLLLILQGISEAIKNWAIWRDNSKEVES; this comes from the coding sequence TTGGAGAAACTGTTACAACTATCCAGAATCATCGATGCCGTCAATGAATGGATCGGTCGTATTGCTTATTGGCTAGTGTTATTAATGGTTCTTTTTGGTGTCTGGAACGTTATCGGACGCTACTTAGGTCGTTTCTTGGGAACTAACCTGACTTCTAATGCTCTAATTGAAACTCAGTGGTATTTGTTCTCAATAATCTTTTTATTAGGAGCGGCGTATGCTCTGAAATATAACGAACATGTCAGAGTAGATATTTTTTATAAAGGTTGGAGTCGTCGCCGTCAAGCTCTAGCCAATTTTTTAGGCAGTATTTTGTTACTGATTCCTTTCTCCTGCCTAATAATCTATTATTCTTGGGGCAGTATTATCAATTCTTGGAATATACAAGAAATGTCTCCCGATCCTGGTGGTTTACCCCGCTATCCGATTAAATCAGCGATTATTGTCGGTTTTTTGTTGCTAATTCTACAGGGAATTTCCGAAGCAATTAAAAATTGGGCAATTTGGCGCGACAACTCCAAAGAGGTAGAAAGCTAA
- a CDS encoding AAA family ATPase: MYSWGALDLYSDRINKELEFLQLQINKQNEKNKSFNKQTKDNIDDILQELNSLIGLSELKSTINNLISFLDIQRQRQEHGLKTVPVTLHSVFCGSPGTGKTTVARLIGKIYKELGILKKGHLIETDRSGIVSGYIGQTAIIVDKLVESALDGVLFIDEAYTLKPANSDKDFGQEAIDTLLKRMEDYRDRLVVIVAGYSDEMTRFIRSNPGLQSRFSRYFYFEDYQPSELLAIFEKVCDSYNYELEESTKQILIEKFTKLYSERDKSFGNGRLVRNLFEKIVEKQASRLTVLDKVDRQMMTKLIVEDINIF, translated from the coding sequence ATGTATAGTTGGGGTGCATTAGATCTATATAGCGATCGCATTAATAAAGAACTCGAATTTTTACAATTGCAAATAAATAAGCAAAATGAAAAAAATAAGTCTTTTAATAAACAAACAAAAGATAATATTGACGATATTCTGCAAGAATTAAATAGCTTAATCGGACTGAGCGAACTAAAATCAACAATAAACAATTTAATTAGTTTTCTCGATATTCAACGACAACGCCAAGAACACGGTTTGAAAACAGTTCCCGTTACTTTGCATTCCGTATTTTGTGGTTCTCCTGGCACTGGTAAAACTACCGTTGCTCGTTTGATTGGGAAAATATATAAAGAACTAGGAATACTAAAAAAAGGACATCTTATCGAAACAGATCGTTCTGGTATTGTTTCGGGATATATCGGACAGACGGCAATTATAGTAGATAAATTAGTGGAGTCAGCTTTAGATGGAGTACTGTTTATCGATGAAGCCTATACTTTAAAACCAGCAAACTCTGATAAAGATTTTGGACAAGAAGCGATCGATACTTTACTAAAGAGAATGGAAGATTACCGCGATCGCTTGGTGGTAATTGTGGCTGGCTATAGTGACGAAATGACTAGATTTATTCGGTCTAATCCAGGTTTGCAATCTAGATTTAGTCGATATTTTTATTTTGAAGACTATCAACCTAGTGAATTATTAGCTATTTTTGAGAAAGTTTGTGATTCTTACAATTATGAACTGGAAGAATCAACAAAACAAATATTAATAGAAAAATTTACAAAATTGTATAGCGAAAGAGATAAGAGCTTTGGAAATGGGAGATTGGTCAGAAATCTGTTTGAAAAAATCGTCGAAAAACAAGCAAGTCGTTTGACAGTTTTAGATAAAGTCGATCGCCAAATGATGACTAAATTAATTGTTGAAGATATTAATATTTTTTGA
- a CDS encoding GTP-binding protein gives MSDTKTRHNTELDNTIFSLEEITAEINYRKAQKSLRNLIDNIDLTTEERSGLDREIERLSQMLDKLEHSVVQIAAFGMVGRGKSSVLNALVGEDVFPTGALHGVTRDVGTANWQLQPEPIANSTENLQRLTIPTAGGQIQLLDTPGIDEVNGKTREALACNLARQVDLILFTISGDITQVEYRALSKLREAGKPMLLVFNKIDQYPEADRLAIYNKIKEERVKELISPEEIVMVAASPVEVKGVKDKHGKLKVTRDRGLPQVEQLKLKILELLQQEGKSLVALNSMLFADEVNERLLQRKLELRDRAANDLINKGMMLKAMAVALNPVTAIDLFAGAIMDVALILALSRLYGIEMTQAGAVKLLKNIALSMGGISLSELLTTFGLSSLKGILGVSVPLTGGIALAPYLSVAIAQGGVAGVSSYAIGQITKTYLANGASWGEQSPKTVVKTILDSLDERSILNRIKSELQDKLTLSQNKKSVGWVNNNTSQ, from the coding sequence TTGTCAGACACAAAAACTCGGCACAATACCGAACTCGATAACACAATTTTTAGTCTCGAAGAAATTACCGCCGAAATTAACTATCGCAAAGCGCAAAAAAGTCTGCGAAATTTAATCGATAATATCGATCTCACTACTGAGGAGCGATCGGGATTGGATCGGGAAATAGAGCGTTTGAGCCAGATGTTAGATAAGCTCGAACATTCTGTGGTGCAAATTGCCGCTTTTGGCATGGTAGGCAGGGGTAAATCTTCGGTACTCAATGCGCTGGTAGGAGAAGATGTTTTTCCGACGGGAGCATTGCATGGGGTGACTCGCGATGTAGGTACTGCTAACTGGCAACTACAGCCAGAACCAATTGCCAATAGTACGGAAAATCTTCAGCGGCTGACTATACCAACTGCGGGAGGACAAATTCAGCTACTCGATACTCCTGGTATCGACGAAGTTAACGGCAAAACGCGAGAAGCCCTGGCTTGTAATTTGGCACGACAAGTAGATTTAATTCTATTTACCATTTCAGGAGATATTACTCAGGTAGAATATCGCGCCCTCTCTAAGTTAAGAGAAGCGGGCAAGCCAATGCTGCTGGTGTTTAATAAAATCGACCAGTACCCCGAAGCAGATCGGCTGGCTATCTACAACAAAATTAAAGAAGAACGAGTTAAAGAATTAATCTCTCCCGAAGAAATTGTCATGGTTGCCGCTTCTCCTGTAGAAGTAAAAGGAGTCAAAGACAAACATGGCAAGCTTAAAGTAACACGCGATCGAGGGCTACCACAGGTAGAGCAATTAAAGTTAAAAATTTTAGAACTGTTGCAGCAAGAGGGTAAATCTTTGGTGGCTCTCAATAGTATGCTGTTTGCCGATGAGGTTAACGAACGCTTGTTGCAGCGCAAACTAGAACTGCGCGATCGCGCCGCTAACGATTTGATTAACAAGGGCATGATGCTCAAAGCAATGGCGGTAGCATTAAATCCCGTAACGGCGATCGATTTATTTGCAGGTGCCATTATGGATGTCGCACTAATTTTGGCTCTCTCTCGCCTCTATGGGATCGAAATGACTCAAGCAGGAGCGGTCAAATTGTTAAAAAACATCGCCCTGAGTATGGGAGGAATTAGCCTGAGTGAACTATTAACTACCTTTGGTTTGAGTTCTTTAAAAGGTATTTTGGGTGTTTCAGTTCCCCTTACGGGAGGAATTGCTCTAGCTCCCTATCTTTCTGTAGCGATCGCCCAAGGAGGAGTTGCAGGAGTATCTTCTTATGCGATCGGTCAAATTACCAAAACTTATTTAGCCAACGGTGCATCTTGGGGAGAACAAAGTCCGAAAACCGTAGTTAAAACTATTCTCGACTCTTTAGACGAGCGATCGATCCTCAATCGGATTAAATCGGAACTACAAGATAAGTTAACCCTGTCGCAGAATAAAAAGTCCGTAGGATGGGTAAATAACAACACCAGCCAGTAA